The following coding sequences lie in one Deltaproteobacteria bacterium genomic window:
- a CDS encoding ABC transporter ATP-binding protein yields the protein MLQIEDLWVEVQGREILKGINLRIGTGETHCLFGKNGSGKTTLLVTLMGFSGYKVKHGRILFKGEDITHLPVNERARLGLGLSFQRPPTLRGVRLRDLLALYDKRSNAVGQLAAAYNFEHFLGRQVNLGFSGGEIKKSELLQLLAQGPDLALLDEPESGVDIENLDVICQMIRKLLQKEVRKNRQKSGLIITHTGLILNYVNADKGHVMLNGQIYCHGNPRDIFERIKNYGYEECAKCRLFEQGLRYELF from the coding sequence TTGAAGTCCAGGGCCGCGAGATCCTCAAGGGGATCAACCTCCGGATAGGAACGGGCGAGACACACTGCCTGTTTGGTAAAAACGGTTCGGGGAAAACGACGTTGCTCGTGACCCTGATGGGCTTTTCCGGTTACAAGGTCAAGCATGGTCGCATACTCTTCAAGGGAGAGGATATCACGCACCTGCCAGTTAACGAAAGGGCCAGGCTCGGCCTCGGGCTGTCCTTTCAGCGTCCGCCTACCCTGAGAGGGGTGAGGCTTAGAGACTTGTTGGCCTTATATGACAAGAGATCCAATGCCGTGGGTCAGTTAGCTGCTGCCTATAATTTTGAGCACTTTCTGGGAAGGCAAGTGAACCTCGGCTTTTCCGGCGGTGAGATAAAGAAGTCCGAACTGCTCCAGCTTCTGGCCCAGGGTCCGGACCTGGCACTCCTTGATGAGCCGGAATCCGGTGTAGATATTGAGAACCTGGATGTGATATGCCAGATGATACGCAAGCTGCTGCAAAAAGAAGTGCGCAAAAACCGTCAGAAGTCCGGTCTGATAATTACCCACACCGGACTTATACTAAACTATGTGAATGCTGATAAGGGACATGTCATGCTGAACGGGCAGATATACTGCCATGGAAATCCCCGGGATATATTTGAGAGAATCAAAAATTACGGCTATGAAGAGTGTGCCAAATGCCGTCTATTCGAACAAGGCTTAAGATATGAACTATTCTGA
- a CDS encoding NAD+ synthase, with the protein MKIGLAQYDPTIGAFRHNVAQLVRLAGKARDGGCELVIFPELAVCGYPPRDLLEREEFIQDNLQAMDWLMSEVKGIAVLCGCISPNTKRAGKPIHNTAVLFEEGNVLAKVHKRLLPSYDIFDETRYFEPGTESTPVNFRGLSLGITICEDIWNDSDLFLEHSYPVNPVAELAEKGTDVFITINSSPFDIEKTAFRYHILRHLAIKYRRPFFYINAVGGQDCLIFDGNSMAVDHAGNIMARAKDFSEDLVTCDTKALQGEVHIVSGSKEEAVVKALKLGLKDYATRCGFSKVVLGLSGGIDSSVAAAVAAQALGPENVLGVIMPSPYTSEASIEDAEALARNLGIRTITIPISGIFDSYLGTLEPVFFGRGRNTTEENIQARIRGNLLMAISNKFGHLVLSTGNKSELAVGYCTLYGDLSGGFALVSDLPKTMVYKVAGYLNSEGEIIPKRVLTKAPSAELRPGQKDQDDLPPYEILDAILEKYLEHNTSPDRIITEGFDPETVHGIVQMVDRSEYKRHQSPIGPRVTGRAFGYGRRYPVCHGYGRQLKN; encoded by the coding sequence GTGAAAATAGGTCTGGCGCAATACGATCCCACAATAGGGGCCTTTAGGCACAATGTAGCCCAATTGGTCCGTCTCGCCGGAAAGGCCAGGGACGGAGGGTGTGAATTGGTTATATTTCCTGAGCTCGCAGTATGTGGTTATCCTCCAAGGGACCTGCTGGAACGCGAAGAGTTTATACAGGACAACCTGCAGGCCATGGATTGGCTGATGTCAGAGGTAAAAGGGATTGCCGTTCTGTGCGGCTGTATTTCACCAAACACCAAAAGGGCCGGGAAACCCATACATAATACGGCCGTCCTGTTTGAAGAGGGAAATGTCCTGGCCAAAGTGCACAAACGCCTTCTTCCCAGCTACGACATCTTTGATGAAACCAGGTACTTTGAGCCGGGGACCGAGAGTACGCCGGTCAACTTCAGAGGACTATCTCTTGGCATTACGATATGCGAGGACATCTGGAACGATAGCGACCTCTTCCTTGAACACAGCTATCCTGTGAACCCTGTGGCTGAGCTGGCAGAAAAAGGGACGGATGTCTTTATAACAATAAATTCTTCTCCGTTTGACATAGAAAAGACCGCCTTCCGTTACCATATCTTAAGACACCTTGCCATCAAATACCGCAGGCCCTTCTTTTATATCAATGCAGTCGGAGGGCAGGACTGTCTGATATTTGACGGAAACAGTATGGCCGTTGATCATGCCGGGAATATCATGGCCCGGGCAAAGGATTTTTCAGAGGACCTGGTCACATGCGATACAAAGGCCCTGCAAGGCGAAGTGCACATCGTCTCCGGTTCAAAGGAAGAGGCCGTGGTCAAGGCACTGAAGCTGGGCCTGAAAGATTATGCAACCAGGTGCGGTTTCAGCAAGGTCGTGCTGGGCCTGAGCGGCGGGATAGACTCTTCCGTGGCCGCCGCTGTTGCTGCACAGGCCCTCGGCCCTGAAAATGTGCTGGGAGTCATAATGCCCTCTCCTTATACATCAGAGGCAAGTATTGAGGACGCGGAGGCCTTGGCCCGGAACCTGGGGATCCGGACCATTACAATTCCCATATCAGGCATTTTTGATTCATATCTTGGAACCCTTGAGCCGGTTTTTTTCGGAAGAGGCCGAAATACTACCGAAGAGAACATACAGGCCAGGATCAGGGGCAATCTGCTCATGGCCATTTCCAACAAATTCGGACATCTGGTGCTCTCCACGGGCAACAAATCGGAACTTGCGGTTGGGTACTGCACGCTCTACGGGGATTTGAGCGGCGGCTTTGCCCTTGTCTCGGATCTGCCCAAGACTATGGTCTATAAGGTGGCCGGATATCTCAACTCAGAGGGAGAAATAATCCCCAAGCGGGTGCTGACAAAGGCCCCTTCGGCAGAGCTGAGGCCCGGGCAGAAGGACCAGGACGATCTCCCGCCCTATGAGATCCTGGATGCAATACTCGAAAAGTATCTGGAGCATAATACCTCGCCCGACCGGATAATTACAGAGGGTTTTGATCCGGAGACAGTACACGGGATCGTACAGATGGTCGACCGCAGTGAATACAAACGTCATCAGTCCCCTATAGGCCCGAGGGTTACCGGCAGGGCCTTTGGGTATGGCCGCAGGTATCCGGTTTGCCATGGATATGGGAGACAATTAAAAAATTAG